A genomic window from Nitrospirota bacterium includes:
- a CDS encoding PilZ domain-containing protein has product MNKRRAERLMMGFRAKLMQGGVNYTGVIENISTTGIYLVTVPTKTAMGLAPDTTLELMFEPLPGETLNFHCKVKWHKKTSPHELTDMIGMEIINPQWDKSNYFI; this is encoded by the coding sequence ATGAATAAAAGGCGCGCAGAAAGACTGATGATGGGTTTTAGGGCTAAGCTTATGCAGGGAGGGGTGAACTACACCGGCGTTATAGAAAACATTTCAACAACCGGCATATACTTGGTAACCGTTCCCACAAAAACTGCAATGGGGCTTGCCCCTGACACAACGCTGGAATTAATGTTTGAGCCTTTGCCTGGTGAGACGCTTAATTTTCATTGCAAGGTAAAATGGCATAAAAAAACATCTCCACATGAACTGACGGATATGATAGGCATGGAAATTATTAATCCGCAGTGGGATAAAAGTAATTATTTCATCTAA
- a CDS encoding DUF5615 family PIN-like protein produces the protein MKFLIDNALSPIIAKGLKNAGLEAVHVRDIGMQSSSDIVIFDYALQNDRIIVSADTDFGTLLALKQYSKPSVILFRCTDKRPSSQLSLLISNLPTIQDALSAGSVVVFEDNRIRIRALPIS, from the coding sequence ATGAAATTCCTCATAGATAACGCCCTTTCACCTATAATTGCAAAAGGATTAAAAAACGCCGGACTTGAGGCAGTCCATGTCAGGGATATCGGCATGCAGTCATCTTCCGATATTGTAATCTTTGACTATGCATTACAGAATGACAGGATAATTGTATCTGCGGATACTGACTTTGGAACATTACTCGCTTTAAAACAATATTCCAAGCCCTCTGTAATACTTTTTAGATGCACTGATAAACGTCCCTCTTCACAACTTTCACTGTTAATATCAAACCTTCCAACAATACAAGATGCTTTATCAGCGGGAAGCGTTGTAGTTTTTGAAGACAATAGAATCAGAATCAGGGCTTTGCCGATAAGTTAA
- the ald gene encoding alanine dehydrogenase — translation MIIGIPKEIKKHEYRVAVTPAGVRELKKDGHSIIIEKSAGERNGFSDRDYTKAGAEISDKNSLFSKSELIVKVKEPFPSEYELLQHGQAVFTYLHLAANIELTDILLRKNIAGFAYETLEENGTLPLLMPMSEIAGRMAPIIAAFYLQKVYNGNGILITGVEGVPPAKVLILGAGVVGINAARVAIGMGARVTVINRGIEKLKYIDELFRGAVSTLPATKENIESEALKADAVIGAVLIPGAKAPKLISREIVSKMKKGSVIVDVSVDQGGCIETTRPTTHDNPVYEVDGVIHYCVANMPGAYPRTSTLALTNKTLPYIKLLAKNGIANSARDDSPLRSALNTYKGKIMHRGLAESINKKIVN, via the coding sequence ATGATTATAGGCATCCCGAAAGAAATTAAGAAACATGAATACAGGGTCGCTGTAACACCTGCGGGAGTCAGGGAACTTAAAAAAGACGGTCACAGTATAATTATAGAAAAATCAGCAGGCGAAAGAAACGGCTTCTCTGACAGGGATTATACTAAGGCAGGAGCTGAAATATCGGATAAGAATTCTTTATTCAGTAAATCAGAGTTAATCGTTAAGGTAAAAGAGCCCTTCCCCTCTGAATATGAATTACTGCAGCATGGTCAGGCAGTCTTTACATACCTGCATCTTGCGGCAAACATAGAACTGACAGATATTCTTTTAAGAAAAAATATCGCCGGATTTGCCTACGAAACCCTTGAGGAAAACGGCACGCTTCCGCTTCTCATGCCGATGAGTGAAATCGCCGGAAGGATGGCGCCGATCATAGCCGCATTTTACCTGCAAAAGGTTTACAATGGAAACGGTATACTTATAACAGGCGTGGAAGGAGTGCCTCCGGCAAAGGTCCTTATTCTCGGCGCGGGCGTAGTGGGGATAAATGCGGCAAGGGTAGCAATTGGAATGGGCGCAAGGGTGACAGTGATAAACAGGGGAATTGAAAAGCTTAAGTATATAGATGAACTTTTTCGCGGCGCCGTGAGCACGCTTCCCGCGACAAAGGAAAACATTGAATCTGAGGCTCTGAAGGCTGACGCCGTAATAGGCGCGGTGCTGATTCCCGGCGCAAAGGCTCCGAAACTGATTTCAAGGGAGATTGTATCAAAGATGAAAAAAGGCTCTGTCATTGTTGACGTGTCTGTGGACCAGGGCGGGTGTATTGAGACAACCAGACCGACAACACATGATAACCCGGTATATGAAGTTGACGGGGTTATCCACTATTGCGTTGCCAATATGCCGGGGGCATATCCGAGGACCTCCACGCTGGCCCTCACAAACAAAACCCTTCCGTATATTAAACTGCTTGCAAAAAACGGGATAGCGAACTCGGCGCGTGATGACTCTCCCTTAAGAAGCGCGTTGAATACATATAAAGGCAAAATAATGCACAGGGGGCTGGCGGAATCAATAAACAAAAAAATTGTAAACTGA
- a CDS encoding type II secretion system protein translates to MKTCPDKAGFSLIELLMVVAIIGLLVAIAIPSYLGMKSKAHSASMIKAAQSASSELQFWLQSSISSYINLRQVDTDFSGKIDNSDKTNIQLLTDGVANTYVTERNSKLDEKSPWYTNISLWTTDSSIPAGRLTVLQLSGTSIRIVGKDKDGSIIYDNTVSSD, encoded by the coding sequence ATGAAAACATGCCCCGATAAGGCAGGCTTTTCACTCATAGAACTTTTGATGGTTGTAGCTATAATCGGCCTCCTTGTTGCAATTGCAATCCCAAGCTACCTCGGCATGAAAAGCAAGGCTCACAGCGCAAGCATGATAAAGGCGGCGCAGAGCGCTTCAAGCGAACTTCAGTTCTGGCTGCAATCCTCTATTTCTTCCTATATAAATTTAAGACAGGTGGATACAGACTTCAGCGGTAAAATTGATAATTCGGACAAAACAAATATACAGCTTCTTACTGATGGTGTGGCCAATACTTATGTAACTGAAAGAAACAGCAAACTTGATGAAAAATCGCCATGGTATACAAACATATCGCTGTGGACTACGGATAGTTCCATACCGGCCGGAAGGCTTACGGTTTTACAACTTTCCGGCACTTCAATAAGGATTGTAGGGAAGGATAAGGACGGTAGTATTATTTATGATAATACCGTTTCTTCCGACTAA
- a CDS encoding DUF433 domain-containing protein, with protein sequence MKFTRITVEQDKMGGIPCIRGLRIPVTTIVGMVANGMTEKEILEAYPDIKAEDIREALLYAAEAVKERQIPLVAA encoded by the coding sequence ATGAAGTTTACACGCATTACAGTAGAACAAGATAAGATGGGGGGCATACCTTGTATCAGAGGGTTGCGGATTCCCGTAACCACAATTGTCGGCATGGTAGCTAATGGTATGACTGAAAAAGAAATTCTTGAGGCATATCCTGATATTAAAGCAGAAGATATTCGTGAAGCATTGCTTTATGCCGCAGAAGCAGTAAAAGAACGTCAGATCCCACTCGTTGCTGCATGA